Proteins co-encoded in one Dokdonella sp. genomic window:
- the gltB gene encoding glutamate synthase large subunit: MTPSRGPNLYDPAFEHDSCGFGVIASIDGRASTWLVDQAFNALARMSHRGGVNGDGLTGDGCGILLHRPHEWLRSLAREAGITPSPRFTAGLVFLDHDDARAAHARKVLETLLREEGLSCAGWRLVPLVDEPCGPLGVASRPRIEQAFVDAPATLDEAAFDRALFRARRRAEIALAEDAAFYVVSLAATTIGYKAMAAPGRLREVFPDLQRSDLASRAVTFHQRFSTNTLPNWRLAQPFRLLAHNGEINTIKANRNWALARRDTMRSALLDLSDLGDPVTTHGSDSQSLDNMLELLVSGGIELIAAMRILVPPAWSADENLDPDLEAFYQYYALLTEPWDGPAGLVMCDGRYAACALDRNGLRPARWARSDDGHLIVASEAGLWDVPESRIVAKGRLGPGEMIAVDLVANRLLDAAAIDRINAARAPYRQWLREGVIHLESHLIDPALAAEPFPPDVLARFQKQFALTREERDVVLKTLAETGAEATGSMGDDTPVAVLSQQSRPLYDYFRQAFAQVTNPPIDPLRERLVMSLVTQIGLERNLFDLTPENAKQVLLSSPILSQRKLRQILALPHIVDNHVRIDLYYNESIGLKAALEQVCHQAEQAVRDGAVLILLSDRYPLPGLTQIHALLATGAVHAHLTRLQLRCACNLLVETGTARDPHHFACLIGFGATAVYPFLSYQTLFDMNRNGELRGRADEPIHEIGRSYRHGIRKGLLKILSKMGISTIAGYRGAQLFEIVGLDREIVDLCFPGTPSRIGGAGFADIENEYRAQLAAARNPNYTLPAGGLLKAVPDGEYHMYNPAVVGHLQAAVRTGDPAHYRRYADAVNSRPPSALRDLLALRDGIAPAALDEVEASEHVLKRFDSAGMSLGALSPEAHEALATAMNRLGARSNSGEGGEDPARYGTERMSKIKQVASGRFGVTPAYLVNAEVLQIKIAQGAKPGEGGQLPGDKVNGLIARLRHAKPGIGLISPPPHHDIYSIEDLTELIHDLREVNPSALVSVKLVSHAGVGTIAAGVVKAGANLVTISGHDGGTGASPLTSIRYAGTPWELGLAETHQTLVMNGLRERVIVQTDGGLKTGLDVVKAAILGADSFGFGTGPMVALGCKYLRICHLNSCATGIATQNEILRSKHFLGAPEMVQHFFRFIAEDVRNLLASIGARSLGEIVGRTDLLRVLPGITAKQARLDLAPLLATAALADTVRGTCAPGPLAPGASPLAWAIANDTASAVATRSGGRFHYAIGNVDRAIGARLSGEVARHWGDAGMRDDPITLEFDGSAGQSFGAWNAGGVHLVLRGEANDGVGKGMAGGRIVVRPVDGVRFASHEASIIGNTCLYGATGGELFAAGRAGERFAVRNSGALAVVEGVGDHGCEYMTGGSVAVLGRSGVNFGAGMTGGFAYVLDLERDFVDRYNHELVDINRISLEGMENHAQHLRALIRQHIELTGSAWAQRLLADFREVLHKVWLVKPKAASLAALADELKAAA; encoded by the coding sequence ATGACACCGAGCCGTGGACCAAACCTCTACGACCCTGCATTCGAGCACGACAGCTGCGGCTTCGGCGTCATCGCCAGTATTGATGGTCGCGCCAGTACCTGGCTGGTCGATCAGGCGTTCAATGCGCTCGCCCGCATGTCGCACCGCGGCGGGGTCAACGGTGACGGCCTCACCGGTGATGGTTGCGGCATCCTGCTCCATCGCCCACACGAATGGCTGCGCTCGCTCGCCCGCGAGGCCGGCATCACGCCATCGCCGCGCTTCACCGCCGGCCTCGTCTTCCTCGACCACGACGACGCGCGCGCCGCTCACGCGCGCAAGGTGCTCGAAACGTTGCTGCGCGAGGAAGGCCTCAGCTGTGCAGGCTGGCGCCTGGTGCCCTTGGTCGATGAACCCTGCGGACCGCTCGGCGTGGCCAGCCGGCCGCGCATCGAGCAGGCATTCGTCGACGCACCCGCCACGCTCGACGAGGCGGCGTTCGACCGCGCCCTGTTCCGCGCACGGCGGCGCGCCGAGATCGCGCTGGCAGAGGATGCCGCGTTCTACGTGGTCAGCCTTGCCGCAACGACGATCGGTTACAAGGCAATGGCCGCGCCGGGTCGTCTGCGTGAAGTTTTCCCCGACCTGCAACGCAGCGACCTCGCCAGCCGCGCGGTGACGTTCCACCAGCGCTTCTCGACCAATACGCTGCCGAACTGGCGGCTTGCCCAGCCGTTCCGCCTGCTTGCCCACAATGGCGAGATCAACACGATCAAGGCCAACCGAAACTGGGCGCTGGCACGGCGCGACACCATGCGTTCGGCGCTGCTCGACCTCTCTGACCTCGGCGATCCGGTAACAACCCACGGTTCGGATTCGCAGAGTCTCGACAACATGCTCGAGCTGCTCGTCAGCGGCGGCATCGAGCTGATCGCAGCGATGCGCATCCTCGTGCCGCCGGCCTGGAGTGCCGACGAAAACCTCGATCCCGACCTCGAGGCCTTCTACCAGTACTACGCACTGCTCACCGAACCCTGGGACGGCCCGGCCGGCCTGGTCATGTGCGACGGCCGCTACGCCGCCTGCGCGCTCGATCGCAACGGCCTGCGCCCGGCACGCTGGGCGCGCAGCGATGACGGCCACCTGATCGTCGCTTCCGAAGCAGGGTTGTGGGACGTGCCCGAATCGCGCATCGTCGCCAAGGGTCGGTTGGGCCCCGGCGAGATGATCGCGGTCGACCTGGTCGCCAACCGCCTGCTCGACGCGGCGGCGATCGACCGCATCAACGCCGCGCGCGCGCCGTACCGGCAATGGCTGCGCGAGGGCGTGATCCACCTCGAATCGCATCTGATCGATCCCGCGCTCGCCGCCGAACCGTTCCCGCCCGACGTGCTGGCACGCTTCCAGAAGCAGTTCGCGCTGACGCGCGAGGAACGCGATGTCGTGCTGAAGACCCTGGCCGAGACCGGCGCCGAGGCGACCGGCTCGATGGGCGACGATACGCCGGTGGCCGTACTCTCGCAGCAGTCGCGCCCGCTCTACGACTACTTCCGCCAGGCCTTCGCCCAGGTCACCAATCCGCCAATCGATCCACTGCGCGAGCGCCTGGTGATGTCGCTGGTCACCCAGATCGGCCTCGAGCGCAACCTGTTCGACCTCACGCCCGAGAACGCGAAGCAGGTGCTGCTCAGTTCGCCGATCCTTTCGCAGCGCAAGCTGCGCCAGATCCTCGCCCTGCCGCACATCGTCGACAACCACGTCAGGATCGACCTCTACTACAACGAGTCGATAGGCCTGAAGGCCGCGCTCGAGCAGGTCTGTCACCAGGCCGAGCAGGCCGTGCGTGATGGCGCTGTGCTGATCCTGCTGTCGGATCGCTATCCGCTACCGGGGCTCACCCAAATCCACGCCCTGCTCGCCACCGGCGCCGTGCATGCACACCTCACACGCCTGCAGTTGCGCTGCGCCTGCAACCTGCTGGTGGAAACCGGCACCGCACGCGATCCACACCATTTCGCCTGCCTGATCGGCTTCGGTGCGACCGCGGTGTATCCATTCCTGTCGTACCAGACCCTGTTCGACATGAACCGCAACGGTGAACTGCGCGGGCGTGCCGACGAGCCGATCCACGAGATCGGCCGCAGCTATCGCCACGGCATCCGCAAGGGCCTGCTCAAGATCCTGTCGAAGATGGGCATCTCGACCATTGCCGGCTACCGCGGCGCGCAACTGTTCGAGATCGTCGGTCTCGACCGAGAAATCGTCGACCTGTGCTTCCCCGGCACGCCCTCGCGCATCGGCGGTGCCGGCTTCGCCGACATCGAGAACGAATACCGTGCCCAGCTTGCCGCGGCGCGCAACCCGAACTACACGCTGCCGGCCGGTGGCCTGCTCAAGGCCGTGCCCGACGGCGAGTACCACATGTACAACCCGGCCGTGGTCGGCCATCTTCAAGCTGCCGTGCGCACCGGCGATCCGGCCCACTATCGACGCTACGCCGATGCCGTGAACTCACGTCCACCGTCGGCGCTGCGCGACCTGCTCGCTCTGCGCGACGGCATCGCGCCGGCCGCGCTCGACGAGGTCGAGGCCAGCGAACATGTCCTCAAGCGGTTCGATTCCGCCGGCATGTCGCTCGGCGCACTCTCGCCGGAAGCGCATGAGGCGCTGGCCACCGCGATGAACCGTCTCGGCGCGCGCTCGAACTCCGGCGAGGGCGGCGAGGATCCGGCGCGCTATGGCACCGAGCGCATGTCGAAGATCAAGCAGGTCGCCTCGGGCCGCTTCGGCGTCACGCCGGCCTATCTCGTCAATGCCGAAGTGTTGCAGATCAAGATCGCCCAGGGCGCCAAGCCGGGCGAAGGCGGCCAGCTGCCCGGAGACAAGGTGAACGGCCTGATCGCGCGCCTGCGCCATGCCAAGCCCGGCATCGGCCTGATCTCGCCACCGCCGCATCACGACATCTATTCCATCGAAGACCTGACCGAACTGATCCACGATCTGCGTGAGGTCAATCCGTCCGCACTGGTGTCGGTCAAGCTCGTCTCGCACGCGGGCGTCGGCACGATCGCCGCCGGCGTGGTCAAGGCCGGCGCCAACCTCGTCACGATCTCCGGCCATGACGGTGGCACCGGCGCAAGTCCGCTGACTTCGATCCGTTACGCCGGCACGCCGTGGGAACTCGGCCTTGCCGAAACCCACCAGACCCTGGTCATGAACGGCTTGCGCGAGCGCGTGATCGTGCAGACCGATGGCGGCCTCAAGACCGGTTTGGACGTGGTCAAGGCAGCAATCCTCGGCGCCGACTCGTTCGGCTTCGGCACCGGGCCGATGGTCGCGCTCGGCTGCAAGTACCTGCGCATCTGCCACCTCAATTCCTGCGCCACCGGCATTGCCACGCAGAACGAGATCCTGCGCAGCAAGCATTTCCTCGGCGCACCTGAGATGGTGCAGCACTTCTTCCGTTTCATCGCCGAGGACGTGCGCAACCTGCTCGCCTCGATTGGCGCGCGTTCACTGGGTGAGATCGTCGGCCGCACCGACCTGCTGCGCGTGCTGCCCGGCATCACCGCCAAACAGGCCAGGCTCGATCTCGCCCCGCTGCTGGCCACCGCCGCGCTGGCCGATACGGTGCGCGGCACCTGCGCGCCGGGCCCGCTCGCGCCCGGCGCAAGTCCGCTTGCATGGGCCATCGCCAACGACACCGCCAGCGCAGTCGCCACGCGCAGCGGCGGACGCTTCCACTACGCGATCGGCAATGTCGACCGCGCGATCGGCGCACGCCTGTCCGGAGAAGTCGCGCGCCACTGGGGCGATGCCGGCATGCGCGACGACCCGATCACGCTCGAATTCGACGGCTCGGCCGGACAGAGTTTCGGCGCATGGAATGCCGGCGGCGTCCACCTCGTGCTGCGCGGCGAGGCCAACGACGGCGTCGGCAAGGGGATGGCCGGCGGTCGCATCGTGGTGCGCCCGGTCGATGGCGTGCGCTTCGCCAGCCACGAAGCCAGCATCATCGGCAACACCTGCCTGTACGGCGCCACCGGCGGCGAGCTGTTCGCCGCCGGCCGTGCCGGCGAACGCTTCGCCGTGCGCAATTCCGGCGCACTCGCCGTCGTCGAGGGCGTCGGCGACCATGGCTGCGAGTACATGACCGGCGGCAGCGTCGCCGTGCTCGGCCGCAGCGGCGTCAACTTCGGCGCCGGCATGACCGGTGGCTTTGCCTACGTGCTCGATCTGGAACGCGACTTCGTCGACCGCTACAACCATGAACTCGTCGACATCAACCGCATCTCGCTCGAAGGCATGGAGAACCACGCCCAGCATCTGCGTGCGCTGATCCGCCAACACATCGAACTGACCGGCAGCGCATGGGCGCAGCGCCTGCTCGCCGACTTCCGCGAGGTGCTGCACAAGGTCTGGCTGGTCAAGCCCAAGGCCGCCAGCCTCGCCGCGCTCGCCGACGAGTTGAAGGCCGCGGCATGA
- a CDS encoding DUF349 domain-containing protein, whose amino-acid sequence MNLGRLFSKPRWQSKDADVRRDAVARDDDVELRAALPQLAKDDPDAGVRLAALKRLAEPALAQSLASDDRDEGVRKAAAALWTDLLTGTHAQSPSLTERLRLLRGQDDAKLIEHIAVRAPEADLRLAALARVMRPALIFERATTDADAEVRTAALSRIDDEAQLARIVERTRKTDKRISREAGERIERLRLARGDAATVREHARRLCERLEAALRNGDSSAVAPVVEAWQAIAQPIEAELRTRFEAARELHALSSDPVRVAALRERARERERIANEVAALEHALTLPSAHADLSALEQRFNMLAMRFAEGAAQDVDGPQIVDARRVHAIATRLHQLAMQPAPGKPSTTPDVDAEAAERRRRETAEAQRRQRERREADLARLDACLGAVEAALATGHSADAHRAWNELAEQRRTLEGALPAALQSRYVDAEAAHAKLEQWQRWGDNQRRQQLCDEIATLSTSGMHPDAIATRVKEAQAEWTRLDELEGRPAQVVDGLARRFRALCRAAIEPVRPYFDKRDELRKAHAAKVDDLLARIGLADGDDTPVGALLPLRRAAADALRNLDRVDPRSRKALAQKLKDALARIDNRIDASNAGVQAAKAALIERAEALAALDDVRSAMNAARDLQKRWQAAGNGRRSRDEAQWKAFRGAIDRVFARADDERAQREAQDTATRETAARLCTELETLAAAPEPPPRGEVARIDAAWLALGIGDQALRRRHEAAHAALRDAAERRRRGERRARFDAWLTHYEVLRAGERGERDAATTMEALAALPALDIATAAMQARADALAGAAVATASDMAEHRDALIELERFAGVDSPAEDRQRRMDLQVSQLSARLRGERAQAPAQQLEALLMRWTETGAFPAQHADFDTRLVRALRHALEML is encoded by the coding sequence ATGAATCTTGGCCGACTCTTTTCCAAGCCCCGCTGGCAATCGAAGGACGCCGACGTCCGTCGCGATGCCGTCGCCCGCGACGACGACGTCGAACTGCGCGCGGCCCTGCCGCAACTGGCGAAGGACGATCCCGATGCCGGCGTCCGCCTCGCCGCACTCAAGCGCCTGGCCGAACCTGCGCTGGCCCAGAGCCTGGCCAGCGACGACCGCGATGAAGGCGTGCGCAAGGCCGCGGCCGCGCTGTGGACCGACCTGCTGACCGGCACGCACGCGCAATCGCCATCGCTCACCGAACGCCTGCGCCTGCTGCGTGGCCAGGACGATGCCAAGCTCATCGAACACATTGCGGTGCGCGCCCCGGAAGCCGACCTGCGCCTCGCCGCGCTCGCACGCGTGATGCGTCCGGCCCTGATCTTCGAGCGCGCGACCACCGACGCCGATGCCGAGGTGCGTACGGCCGCGCTCTCACGCATCGACGACGAGGCCCAACTCGCGCGCATCGTCGAGCGTACGCGCAAGACCGACAAGCGCATCAGCCGCGAAGCCGGCGAGCGCATCGAGCGCCTGCGCCTCGCGCGCGGCGACGCCGCCACGGTGCGCGAACACGCGCGCCGCCTGTGCGAGCGCCTCGAGGCGGCGCTGCGCAACGGTGACAGCAGCGCAGTCGCACCGGTCGTCGAGGCTTGGCAGGCCATCGCACAGCCGATCGAAGCCGAACTGCGCACGCGCTTCGAGGCCGCGCGCGAACTGCACGCACTGAGCAGCGACCCGGTACGCGTCGCCGCACTGCGCGAACGTGCGCGCGAGCGTGAACGCATCGCCAACGAAGTCGCCGCGCTCGAACACGCACTCACCCTGCCTTCGGCGCACGCCGACCTCAGCGCGCTCGAGCAACGCTTCAACATGCTGGCGATGCGCTTCGCCGAGGGCGCCGCACAAGACGTCGACGGGCCACAGATCGTCGATGCGCGCCGTGTGCACGCGATTGCCACGCGCCTGCACCAGCTCGCCATGCAACCCGCGCCGGGCAAGCCGAGTACCACGCCGGACGTCGACGCCGAAGCCGCCGAACGCCGGCGCCGCGAAACAGCCGAAGCGCAGCGTCGCCAGCGCGAACGCCGCGAGGCCGATCTGGCCAGGCTCGATGCATGCCTTGGCGCCGTCGAAGCCGCGCTGGCAACTGGCCACAGCGCCGACGCACACCGCGCGTGGAACGAACTCGCCGAGCAGCGGCGCACGCTCGAAGGTGCCCTGCCGGCCGCCCTGCAATCGCGCTACGTCGATGCCGAAGCGGCGCACGCCAAGCTCGAGCAATGGCAGCGCTGGGGCGACAACCAGCGCCGCCAGCAGCTCTGCGACGAGATCGCCACGCTGTCCACCAGCGGCATGCATCCCGACGCCATCGCCACGCGCGTCAAGGAAGCGCAGGCCGAGTGGACCCGCCTGGACGAACTCGAAGGCCGCCCGGCGCAGGTCGTCGATGGCCTCGCCCGGCGCTTTCGTGCGCTCTGTCGTGCGGCGATCGAACCGGTGCGGCCGTACTTCGACAAGCGCGACGAACTGCGCAAGGCGCACGCCGCGAAAGTCGACGATCTGCTTGCGCGCATTGGCTTGGCCGATGGCGACGACACGCCGGTCGGTGCCCTGCTGCCGCTGCGCCGGGCGGCCGCCGATGCGCTGCGCAACCTCGATCGCGTAGACCCACGCTCGCGCAAGGCGCTCGCACAGAAACTCAAGGACGCGCTCGCGCGCATAGACAACCGCATCGACGCCAGCAACGCAGGCGTGCAAGCGGCCAAAGCCGCCTTGATCGAACGCGCCGAGGCACTCGCCGCACTCGACGACGTGCGCAGTGCGATGAATGCTGCACGCGACCTGCAGAAGCGCTGGCAAGCTGCCGGCAACGGCCGTCGCTCGCGTGACGAGGCGCAGTGGAAGGCATTCCGCGGCGCCATCGATCGCGTCTTTGCCCGCGCTGACGACGAACGCGCGCAACGCGAGGCGCAAGACACAGCCACTCGCGAGACCGCAGCGCGCCTGTGTACCGAACTCGAAACGCTGGCTGCGGCACCCGAGCCGCCACCGCGCGGTGAGGTTGCACGCATCGATGCAGCCTGGCTGGCCCTGGGCATCGGCGACCAGGCCCTGCGGCGGCGTCACGAAGCCGCCCATGCCGCGCTGCGCGATGCGGCCGAACGACGCCGTCGCGGCGAGCGCCGCGCACGTTTCGACGCCTGGCTCACACACTACGAGGTGCTGCGCGCGGGCGAGCGCGGTGAACGCGATGCCGCGACCACGATGGAGGCGCTTGCCGCCCTGCCCGCGCTCGATATAGCCACCGCGGCGATGCAGGCGCGTGCCGATGCGCTGGCGGGCGCTGCCGTCGCCACGGCCAGCGATATGGCCGAACATCGTGATGCCCTGATCGAGCTCGAGCGCTTTGCCGGCGTCGATTCGCCTGCCGAAGATCGCCAGCGGCGCATGGACCTGCAGGTCAGCCAGCTTTCCGCGCGCCTGCGCGGCGAACGCGCACAGGCCCCGGCGCAGCAACTCGAAGCGCTGCTGATGCGCTGGACCGAAACCGGCGCCTTCCCCGCGCAACACGCCGATTTCGACACCCGCCTCGTCCGTGCGCTGCGGCATGCGCTAGAGATGCTCTGA
- a CDS encoding TraB/GumN family protein, protein MQDTETTPGSDLLAEQPISRVVRDGIEYVLLGTAHVSRASAEAVHAILAREPFDAVAIELCEPRYKTMRDPEAFRNLDLFQVIRQRKVGLVATSLALSAFQRRLAEQFGIEPGAEMKAAIDGAETRDLPVWLIDREVSVTLRRAIRRIGFFERMTVIAGLAGNLLSRDEVEEDEIEKLKQGDVLGSMFNEFAKESPPLYEAMIAERDRYMTARLREEAGNAAASVRKVLVVIGAGHLAGIEEALATQQDDPAPLQKNLVELPPRKPWGRIIAFAIFALIAAGIAILFTRGVQIGTDALWLWILCTGLGAAVGALLAGGHPLSAVVAFIVAPLKPFRPGVPSGAASAATEAWLHRPRVADFDSLRDDVTEWRGWWRNRISRTLLVFLLTNIGMGVGLWIAGLSILRRVL, encoded by the coding sequence ATGCAGGACACCGAAACCACTCCCGGCAGCGACCTGCTCGCCGAACAACCGATCTCGCGCGTCGTGCGCGATGGCATCGAGTACGTGCTGCTTGGTACCGCGCATGTCTCGCGGGCCAGCGCCGAAGCCGTACACGCGATACTCGCCAGGGAACCCTTCGACGCCGTCGCGATCGAGCTCTGCGAACCGCGCTACAAAACCATGCGCGACCCCGAAGCCTTCCGCAACCTCGACCTGTTCCAGGTGATTCGCCAACGCAAGGTCGGCCTGGTCGCCACCAGTCTCGCCCTGTCGGCCTTCCAGCGTCGCCTCGCCGAACAGTTCGGCATCGAGCCGGGCGCCGAGATGAAGGCCGCGATCGATGGGGCGGAGACGCGGGACCTGCCGGTCTGGCTGATCGACCGAGAAGTCAGCGTGACCCTGCGCCGAGCGATCCGCCGCATCGGCTTCTTCGAGCGCATGACCGTCATCGCCGGCCTTGCCGGCAACCTGCTCTCGCGCGACGAAGTCGAAGAGGACGAGATCGAGAAACTCAAGCAGGGCGACGTGCTCGGCAGCATGTTCAACGAGTTCGCCAAGGAATCGCCGCCGCTGTACGAGGCCATGATCGCCGAGCGCGATCGCTACATGACCGCGCGCCTGCGCGAGGAAGCCGGCAATGCCGCGGCATCGGTGCGGAAGGTGCTCGTGGTCATCGGTGCCGGCCACCTCGCCGGCATCGAGGAGGCGCTCGCCACGCAACAGGACGATCCGGCACCCCTGCAGAAGAATCTCGTCGAATTGCCGCCGCGCAAGCCCTGGGGTCGCATCATCGCCTTCGCCATCTTCGCCTTGATCGCCGCCGGCATCGCCATCCTGTTCACCCGCGGTGTGCAGATCGGTACCGATGCGCTTTGGCTGTGGATCCTCTGCACCGGCCTCGGCGCCGCAGTCGGCGCACTGCTCGCCGGCGGCCATCCGCTCAGTGCAGTGGTCGCCTTCATCGTCGCGCCATTGAAGCCATTCCGCCCCGGCGTGCCTTCCGGTGCAGCCAGTGCAGCCACCGAAGCCTGGCTGCACCGCCCGCGCGTGGCCGACTTCGACAGCCTGCGCGACGATGTGACCGAATGGCGCGGCTGGTGGCGCAACCGCATCTCGCGCACCTTGCTGGTGTTCCTGCTGACCAATATCGGCATGGGCGTCGGCCTGTGGATTGCCGGCCTGAGCATCCTGCGCCGCGTGCTCTGA
- a CDS encoding carbon-nitrogen hydrolase: protein MTQRTLRVALLQESDRGSRDANLDAIEAGLREAAAAGAALVLLQELHNGPYFCQHESVDEFDRAEAIPGPSTERLGALAEELELVVVASLFERRAAGLYHNTAVVFDRSRTLAGKYRKMHIPDDPAFYEKFYFTPGDLGFEPIQTSVGRLGLLVCWDQWYPEAARLMALAGADLLLYPTAIGWDPQDEQAEKDRQREAWITVQRGHAVANGLPVLACNRIGFEAAPDGGRGIAFWGSSFVAGPQGEFLAQASTDRRELLLVDIDMARSESVRRIWPFLRDRRIDAYGDLVRRFRD, encoded by the coding sequence ATGACCCAACGCACCCTCCGAGTCGCGCTGCTGCAGGAATCCGACCGCGGCAGCCGCGATGCCAACCTCGACGCGATCGAGGCCGGCCTGCGCGAAGCCGCAGCAGCCGGTGCCGCGCTCGTGCTGCTGCAGGAACTGCACAACGGGCCGTATTTCTGCCAGCACGAGAGCGTCGACGAATTCGATCGCGCCGAAGCGATTCCCGGCCCATCGACCGAACGCCTCGGTGCACTCGCCGAAGAACTGGAACTGGTGGTCGTCGCCTCGCTGTTCGAACGTCGTGCGGCCGGCCTCTACCACAACACCGCGGTTGTATTCGACCGTTCGCGTACGCTGGCCGGCAAGTATCGCAAGATGCACATCCCGGACGATCCGGCGTTCTATGAGAAGTTCTATTTCACGCCGGGCGACCTCGGCTTCGAACCGATCCAGACTTCGGTCGGCAGGCTCGGTCTGCTGGTGTGCTGGGATCAGTGGTATCCCGAAGCTGCGCGCCTGATGGCCCTGGCCGGCGCCGACCTGCTGCTCTATCCAACCGCAATCGGCTGGGATCCGCAGGACGAACAGGCCGAGAAGGATCGCCAGCGCGAAGCCTGGATTACCGTGCAGCGCGGCCATGCGGTCGCCAATGGCCTGCCCGTGCTGGCCTGCAACCGAATCGGTTTCGAGGCAGCTCCGGACGGCGGGCGCGGCATAGCTTTCTGGGGTTCGAGCTTCGTCGCCGGCCCGCAGGGCGAGTTCCTCGCCCAGGCCTCGACCGACCGCCGCGAACTGCTGCTCGTCGACATCGACATGGCCCGCAGCGAATCGGTGCGCCGCATCTGGCCATTCCTGCGCGATCGGCGCATCGACGCCTATGGCGATCTCGTCAGGCGCTTCCGCGATTGA
- a CDS encoding agmatine deiminase family protein — protein sequence MNTPAFRLPAEWEPQSAVLVAWPHAGTDWAERLDAVESTYVALVGALARHGRVLVCVADAGLREQARTKLVAAGVDLGRVRFIEIAYDDTWLRDTGPISLVGPGGCVLNDFRFTGWGGKFEASRDDALVEGLVERGLFVAGARHRRIDFALEGGAIESDGTGTILSTWKCLHLRHPARTRADIDAVFADTLGATRVLWLDSGHLEGDDTDAHIDTLARFAPSDTIVHQACDDVADSHHAELARMAHEIAALRTADGRAYRTIALPWPRPIVDDGRRLAASYANYLITDRAVLVPAYGDAADAEAARLIGLAHPGRVVEPIPCRPLIWQNGSLHCVTMQLPAGVLAAN from the coding sequence ATGAACACCCCCGCCTTCCGCCTCCCGGCCGAATGGGAACCACAATCGGCCGTACTGGTCGCCTGGCCGCATGCGGGGACCGACTGGGCCGAACGCCTCGATGCAGTCGAATCGACCTATGTCGCCCTGGTCGGTGCGCTCGCGCGCCATGGCCGGGTCTTGGTCTGCGTGGCCGATGCAGGCCTGCGCGAGCAGGCCCGCACGAAGCTCGTGGCCGCCGGCGTCGACCTCGGCCGCGTGCGCTTCATCGAGATCGCTTATGACGACACCTGGTTGCGCGACACCGGACCGATCAGCCTCGTCGGCCCCGGTGGTTGCGTGCTTAACGACTTCCGCTTCACCGGCTGGGGCGGCAAGTTCGAAGCCTCGCGCGACGATGCCCTGGTCGAAGGCTTGGTCGAGCGTGGCCTGTTCGTCGCCGGCGCACGCCATCGCCGGATCGACTTCGCCCTCGAGGGCGGCGCGATCGAATCGGACGGTACCGGCACGATCCTCAGCACTTGGAAGTGCCTGCACCTGCGCCATCCCGCGAGGACGCGCGCAGACATCGATGCGGTGTTCGCCGACACCCTCGGCGCCACGCGCGTGCTCTGGCTCGACAGCGGCCACCTCGAAGGTGATGACACCGACGCCCACATCGACACCCTGGCGCGCTTCGCCCCGAGTGACACGATCGTCCATCAGGCCTGCGACGACGTCGCCGACAGCCATCATGCCGAGCTCGCTCGCATGGCTCACGAGATCGCGGCGCTGCGCACCGCCGACGGCCGTGCATATCGCACGATCGCCCTGCCCTGGCCACGACCGATCGTCGACGATGGCCGCCGCCTCGCCGCCTCGTACGCGAACTACCTGATCACCGATCGCGCCGTGCTCGTGCCGGCCTACGGCGACGCTGCCGACGCCGAAGCCGCCCGCCTGATCGGCCTCGCCCACCCGGGCCGCGTCGTCGAACCCATCCCGTGCCGACCGCTGATCTGGCAGAACGGCAGCCTGCACTGCGTGACCATGCAGTTGCCTGCGGGCGTGCTCGCTGCCAACTGA
- the ykgO gene encoding type B 50S ribosomal protein L36: MKVLSSLKSAKSRHRDCKIVRRRGKVFVICKSNPRFKARQR, encoded by the coding sequence ATGAAAGTGCTTTCCTCGCTCAAGTCTGCCAAGAGCCGTCACCGCGATTGCAAGATCGTGCGCCGCCGCGGCAAGGTTTTCGTGATCTGCAAGAGCAACCCGCGTTTCAAGGCGCGTCAGCGCTGA